From Apium graveolens cultivar Ventura chromosome 9, ASM990537v1, whole genome shotgun sequence, the proteins below share one genomic window:
- the LOC141685943 gene encoding aconitate hydratase, cytoplasmic-like encodes MWRGKLKLKKKIECFDDLCSGLQEYLNQHGFNIVGYGCTTCIGNSGDLHESVTAAITDNDIVAAAVLSGNRNIEGRVHPLTRANYLASPPLVVAYALAGTMAGFALYRRYISQFKKMLNIISQKFVSALEQRPDLANVVMNTSSCERGKG; translated from the exons ATGTGGAGGGGAAAATTGAAGCTCAAGAAGAAAattgagtgttttgatgatttgtGTAG TGGCCTACAAGAGTACTTGAACCAGCACGGCTTCAACATTGTTGGGTATGGTTGTACGACATGCATAGGAAACTCTGGGGACCTTCATGAATCAGTTACTGCTGCAATTACAGACAATG ACATTGTAGCTGCAGCTGTTCTTTCCGGAAATAGAAACATCGAAGGACGTGTTCACCCACTAACAAGAGCCAATTATCTTGCTTCGCCTCCATTAGTTGTGGCTTATGCACTAGCCGGCACA ATGGCAGGCTTTGCTCTATACAGAAGATACATATCCCAGTTCAAGAAGATGCTCAATATCATTTCCCAAAAGTTTGTCAGTGCACTTGAACAACGACCAGATCTAGCCAATGTAGTCATGAACACTTCTTCCT GTGAGAGGGGAAAGGGATAA